From Azospirillum brasilense, one genomic window encodes:
- a CDS encoding cbb3-type cytochrome c oxidase subunit I, with protein sequence MKYATQRIAYWYFACAMALFVVQVLVGSLAGTVYVLPNFLSEILPFNILRMIHTNALIVWLLLGFFGSAYYLIPEEAERDIESPMLAYAQLAILMVGALGAVVGYTLGIHEGREFLEQPLWVKIGIVVAALIFLYNVSLTVIKGRRTAITNVLLLGLWGIAVFFLFAFYNPTNLALDKLYWWYVVHLWVEGVWELVMASVLAFLVIKMTGVDREVVEKWLYAIVGLALFSGLLGTGHHYYWIGAPGYWQWIGSLFSTLEVAPFFAMVVFAFTMAWKGRRDHPNKAAFLWTLGTPVMAFFGAGVWGFMHTLSWVNYYSHGTQVTAAHGHLAFFGAYVMLNLAIISYALPSLRGRAPYNQVLNMWSFWIMTSAMAFMTFTLTFAGVVQVHLQRVLGMTYMEVQEQLALFYWMRLGSGIFVVISVLMFVYAVFGPARGRVPARTQPSIAPAE encoded by the coding sequence ATGAAATACGCGACCCAACGCATCGCCTATTGGTACTTCGCCTGCGCGATGGCCCTGTTCGTCGTCCAGGTGCTGGTCGGCTCGCTCGCCGGGACCGTCTACGTCCTGCCGAACTTCCTGTCCGAGATCCTGCCCTTCAACATCCTGCGCATGATCCACACCAACGCGCTGATCGTGTGGCTCCTGCTCGGCTTTTTCGGCTCGGCCTATTACCTGATCCCGGAGGAGGCGGAGCGCGACATCGAGAGCCCGATGCTCGCCTACGCCCAATTGGCCATCCTGATGGTCGGCGCGCTGGGCGCGGTGGTCGGCTACACGCTGGGCATCCACGAGGGGCGCGAGTTCCTCGAACAGCCGCTGTGGGTGAAGATCGGCATCGTCGTCGCGGCGTTGATCTTCCTCTACAACGTCTCGCTGACCGTGATCAAAGGCCGCAGGACGGCGATCACCAACGTCCTCCTGCTCGGGCTGTGGGGAATCGCGGTCTTCTTCCTGTTCGCCTTCTACAACCCGACCAACCTCGCGCTGGACAAGCTGTACTGGTGGTACGTCGTCCATCTGTGGGTCGAGGGCGTGTGGGAACTGGTGATGGCCTCTGTCCTCGCCTTCCTGGTCATCAAGATGACCGGCGTCGACCGCGAGGTCGTGGAGAAGTGGCTCTACGCCATCGTCGGCCTCGCCCTCTTCTCCGGCCTGCTGGGCACCGGCCACCATTACTACTGGATTGGTGCTCCGGGTTATTGGCAGTGGATCGGCTCGCTGTTCTCCACGCTGGAGGTCGCGCCCTTCTTCGCCATGGTCGTGTTCGCCTTCACCATGGCCTGGAAGGGGCGGCGCGACCACCCGAACAAGGCCGCTTTCCTGTGGACGCTCGGCACCCCGGTGATGGCCTTCTTCGGTGCTGGCGTGTGGGGCTTCATGCACACGCTGTCCTGGGTCAACTACTACAGCCACGGCACCCAGGTCACCGCGGCGCACGGGCACCTTGCCTTCTTCGGAGCCTACGTGATGCTGAACCTCGCGATCATCAGCTACGCCCTGCCGAGCCTGCGCGGCCGCGCGCCTTACAACCAGGTGCTCAACATGTGGAGCTTCTGGATCATGACCTCGGCCATGGCCTTCATGACCTTCACGCTGACCTTCGCGGGCGTCGTGCAGGTCCATCTGCAGCGCGTGCTGGGCATGACCTACATGGAGGTCCAGGAGCAGCTGGCCTTGTTCTACTGGATGCGCCTGGGTTCCGGCATCTTCGTGGTCATCTCGGTGCTCATGTTCGTCTATGCGGTGTTCGGACCGGCGCGCGGGCGGGTGCCCGCGCGCACCCAGCCCTCCATCGCGCCGGCCGAGTGA